CCGTCGGCGCGGGCCCCGTAGGACCTTGGCCGATCGCTGGCCGACGGCGTGGGCGTCGGGTCTGCGGCGGGTGGTGGTGCGCGTCCAGCCGACGGCACGGTAGCGCAGTTTCCCCGGCCAGGGGATGAGTGGCGTCGGCGAGCGGGGACGTGATGCGGGGCTCGGGTGGGTGACGGGGCCTGGTGTCCGGGTCTGCGCGCAGTTCCCGGCGCCAAGCGTCGGGCTTTGCGCGTGTGCCCGGCAGCGGGAAAGGTCAGGGTTCGTCTTGACCTGAAGTGCGATTGAGCTTCTAGCGTGTCCTCAAGATGATCATCTGACGGCGGGAGAACGCGCTCATGATCCTCGTGACCGGAGCCACCGGAAACATTGGCAGTGCACTCGTGAGGGAGTTGCACGTATGCGGTGCGGGGCCGCTGAAAGGGTTCACCCGTGACGCCTCACGGGCGACGTTCCCCCAGGAGGTCGAGGCCGTTGAGGGTGACTTCGCGGTGCCGGAGTCGTTGGAGCCCGCTCTGGACGGGGTGCGCTCGCTGTTCCTCATCTCTCGTATGGGCCCGGACGCGGACATCCTCGCGGCAGCCCGGCGGGCGGGTGTGGAGCACGTGGTTCTGGTGTCGTCCATTACCGTCCAGACCCATCCGCACCTGGGCCCCGCCAGCGAGAACCTGGCGGTCGAGCGGCTGCTCAAGGACAGCGGCATGGCTTGGACGATCCTGCGGCCGACGCAGTTCGCCTCGAACGCCCTAATGTGGGCGGCGTCGATCCGCGGCGGTGAGGCGGTCCGCGCACCGTATGCGGACACCGGGCTGCCCACGATCCACCCGGCGGACATCGCGACGGTGGCACGGGTTGCGCTGATCGAGCCCGGCCATCGAGAGCGGACGTATGCCCTGACCGGTCCGGAGCCGGTGACAGCCCGGCAGCAGGTCGAGGCCATCGCGGCGGCACTCGGGCGGGATGTGCCCTTCATCGAGATCAGCCGGGGGGAGGCTCGTGCTCAGATGGCCGCGGTCTTCGGGGAGGAGGCCGCGGATGCGGTGCTCGATATCACGGGCGGGGACGTCAATAGCGAGCTGCTGGCAGTGCGCGACACGGTTTCACGGGTCACCGACTCCCCGGGCAGGCCGTTCCGGCAGTGGGTTGAGGAGAATCTCCACATATTCCGCTGAGAGAAACCCAGCTGGAGAGCGATTCGATCGAGGACAGTCGGACTGCATCGCCCGCGGCGTCCAGCAGGTCACCGCTCACGAGCCGGTGGCGCTGGACTTGTTCGTCCCGGACTGTCCCGTCCACGCCGTGCAGGTCGTCTGCCCCGGCACCCGCTCCCGGACCGGAAGGTCAATGCCCGGATGAACCCCACCACCAGCCCGGCCCCCATGCCGACGCAAGGGCGTTCGGCTCAGTACGACGCCTTCCACGCTGCCCGGGCCCGCACCAACCTGGTAGCCGGCCTGTACGCCCAGGCGATGGGCGAGGACTACCCGGCCGAGGTCGCCGCCTCCAGCTCCTGCGACTGACCACTGCTGCGGCTGCTGGCCGCGCGGCTGAGACTGCGTCCGGGGCAGCGCCTTGTGGACGCCGGATGCGGCGCCGGCGGCATCGGCCTGTGGCTGTCCCGAGCCCTCGCGGTCCGCCTGGCCGGGTTCCACCTCTCACCCGTGGTAGCCGCCCAGGCCACCGCACCCCGCGCTCACTTCCTCGTCTCGACCTCCGACCGCGCTGCCTTCCACGTCGGGAGCTGGAGCACACCACCCTGCCTGACGGCTGTGCCCACAGCATCGTGTGCGTGGACGCCCTGGGAGGTGCGGCCGACCGTGCGGCGGCGCTGAGCGAGCTCGGCCGCGTCCTGGCCCCGGGCGGCCGATTGGTCGTCACCCGCGCGCTGCGGCGCGGCGCGGATCCGGCGTGGCACGATCAGGTCGCCGCCGCCGGCCTGACGCAGGAGCACCTGGACGAGTGGCCCGGCGAGCCCGCGATGTGGGAGCGGCTCCACCAGCTGTGGATCGCCCACGCTGACGAGCTGCGCCGCGTGCTGGGCGAGGCCCGGCCGAGAACATGCTCCGCGAGGCACACCGGATGCTCCCCAAGGTCCGCGGAAGGCGAGCTGTCCGGCTGACCCTGCGGCGCCTCCAGGCAGACCCGGCCGGAGCAGGTGCGGCCGATACGATGCCCGTGCCCGCCGCAAGCCCGGCGACAGACCCGTGCCCAGCAAGGAGACCCCGCGCAGTGAACCAGCACCACGCCCGCACGGCGGTGTTCTCCGCTGGTTCCTGGGGCACCGCCGTGGGCAAGATCATGGCCGACGCGGGCACCGGCGTGACCATGCACGCCCGCCGGGACGAGATCGCCGACGCGATCAACACCACGCACCGCAACCCCGGGTACTTCCCGGACGTCGAACTGCCCCACACGGTGACCGCGACGACCGATCCGGCCGCCGCGCTCGACGGCGCGGACTTCCTCGTGACCGGCTGGCTGCCCAGACAAGGCAGCGACCGACGGGAAGCGACTCCGCGTGTCTTCGGTCGCTGATCAAAAGTGCAGGTCAGAGCCCTTGCAGCCTGGGGACAGCGACTGAAGCGACTCAAGGTCCGGGTATATGAGCTGTAATGCGTGTGCGCGTGTGCGTCATATATAGGGAAGTACAGTCGCTGATAGTGGAGTCATATGCCTGCTGAGCTGCGGTTTTCCCGCAGCTCAGCAGGAGACTCCGCTCCCTCCCGTTCAGTCGCTGAGTCGCTCGCCATCGCCCGCTGGTGCGCCAGCCACGGCTGGCCCGTCCATCCCCTGGCCCCCGGGCGGAAGAGCCCGGCGGCGAACCGCCCGTTGTGCCGGGACCGGCGGTGAGGGGCTGTTTGACGACAATGGGGACGTATGCGAGGAGGCCCCTGGTGGTATTGTCCGCCGCTCGCGTCTCCCCGGCCGGCAGACCAGCGAGTTCTGCCGAAATGGCCTTGGGCGGCGGGCCCCCGCCCGTAGCGTGAGGCGGCATGACTGTGCTGATCATCGGCGGCAGCGGCTTCCTGGGGACCGAACTCGTATGCCAGGCGGCATCGGCAGGCCGGCCCCCGGCCGCTACGTTCCATTCCCGCCCCGGCGACCACGACGGGGCGACCTGGCACCACCTCGACCTTCGCGCCCCGCTCCGCCTGGAGGAGGTCCTCGACACGGTGGCTCCGGCCGTGGTGATCAACGCGACGAGCGGCGGAGCGGACTGGGCGGTCACCGCCGAAGGCGGTATCCGACTCGCCCAAGCCGTGGCCCGCCGCGGCATCCGCTTGGTGCACGTCTCCAGCGACGCCATCTTCTCCGGGACGGGCCGCGACCGCTACGACGAGTCCTGCCTTCCGGCCCCGCTCACTCCGTACGGGGCCGCGAAGGCGGCTGCCGAGACCGCCGTACGTCTCCTGTGCCCCGACGCGGTTGTCGCCCGTACCTCATTGATCATCGGACACGGCCGGTCCGAGCACGAGCAGCTGGTGCACGCGCTGGCCGCCGGCACCCGGCAGGGCGCCTTGTTCACCGACGACATCCGCTGCCCTGTACACGTGGAGGACCTGGCCGCCGCCCTGTGGGAGATCACCCGATCCGACGCCGCCGGCGTGTTCCACCTCGCCGGCCCGGACGCGCTGAGCCGCTACGAGCTGGGCGAGCTCATCGCCCGCCGCGACGGCCTCGACCCGGGCCGGCTGCCCTCCGCGCGACGCTCCGGTACGGGACTACCTGGCGGGCTCGACGTACGGCTCGACAGCCGCACCACCCAGCAGAAGCTGAGCACCCGTCTCCGCGGCGCCCGCGAATTCCTGAGCGAAGCGGACCGCATCTGA
This portion of the Streptomyces changanensis genome encodes:
- a CDS encoding SDR family oxidoreductase → MTVLIIGGSGFLGTELVCQAASAGRPPAATFHSRPGDHDGATWHHLDLRAPLRLEEVLDTVAPAVVINATSGGADWAVTAEGGIRLAQAVARRGIRLVHVSSDAIFSGTGRDRYDESCLPAPLTPYGAAKAAAETAVRLLCPDAVVARTSLIIGHGRSEHEQLVHALAAGTRQGALFTDDIRCPVHVEDLAAALWEITRSDAAGVFHLAGPDALSRYELGELIARRDGLDPGRLPSARRSGTGLPGGLDVRLDSRTTQQKLSTRLRGAREFLSEADRI
- a CDS encoding NAD(P)H-binding protein; translation: MILVTGATGNIGSALVRELHVCGAGPLKGFTRDASRATFPQEVEAVEGDFAVPESLEPALDGVRSLFLISRMGPDADILAAARRAGVEHVVLVSSITVQTHPHLGPASENLAVERLLKDSGMAWTILRPTQFASNALMWAASIRGGEAVRAPYADTGLPTIHPADIATVARVALIEPGHRERTYALTGPEPVTARQQVEAIAAALGRDVPFIEISRGEARAQMAAVFGEEAADAVLDITGGDVNSELLAVRDTVSRVTDSPGRPFRQWVEENLHIFR
- a CDS encoding class I SAM-dependent methyltransferase, which codes for MDALGGAADRAAALSELGRVLAPGGRLVVTRALRRGADPAWHDQVAAAGLTQEHLDEWPGEPAMWERLHQLWIAHADELRRVLGEARPRTCSARHTGCSPRSAEGELSG